In the Prevotella sp. E2-28 genome, one interval contains:
- a CDS encoding DNA/RNA non-specific endonuclease, whose translation MAKYRYYISLMFILSALAVFSFSHVSYSSRSENADQLAHEYNRQELTKASDYILPLKGVNEQILRRKGYLASYNRYTKEPNWVAWHLTKEHLSGTVKRPGNAWHEDPQVPSPRATHADYKKSGWSRGHMCPAGDNKWDSDAMYDTFLYSNVCPQHPRLNSGDWNEIEIACRRWAQNFNDIYIICGPIYFRKEHQTIGANRIMVPDAFFKVVICLNGTPKGIGFICRNTEGNRRKDMYVNSISQVERITGMTFFPNLPSDISFMVKNGADIKSWDMP comes from the coding sequence ATGGCTAAGTACAGATATTACATATCACTGATGTTTATACTGAGTGCTCTGGCTGTATTCAGTTTTAGCCATGTTTCGTATTCATCGAGGTCTGAGAATGCAGATCAACTTGCTCATGAATACAACAGGCAAGAATTAACAAAAGCATCTGACTATATACTTCCTCTCAAAGGAGTTAATGAGCAAATACTTCGCAGGAAGGGATATTTAGCATCATATAACAGATATACAAAAGAACCGAACTGGGTAGCCTGGCATTTAACAAAAGAGCATCTTTCCGGAACGGTCAAGCGTCCCGGTAACGCATGGCATGAAGATCCACAGGTCCCCTCTCCGAGGGCTACTCATGCAGACTACAAGAAAAGCGGTTGGTCAAGAGGTCACATGTGTCCTGCAGGTGATAACAAATGGGACAGTGATGCCATGTACGACACCTTCCTCTATTCGAATGTCTGCCCCCAACATCCCAGGTTGAACAGCGGAGACTGGAATGAAATAGAGATTGCCTGTCGTAGATGGGCACAGAATTTCAACGACATATACATTATCTGCGGGCCAATCTACTTCCGTAAAGAGCATCAGACTATTGGAGCAAACAGGATTATGGTACCAGACGCATTCTTCAAAGTTGTCATATGCCTTAATGGGACACCAAAAGGAATTGGATTCATTTGCAGGAATACCGAAGGGAACAGGAGAAAAGACATGTATGTAAACAGTATCTCACAGGTTGAAAGAATTACAGGAATGACCTTCTTTCCTAATCTTCCAAGCGATATTTCATTCATGGTGAAAAATGGAGCAGACATAAAATCATGGGATATGCCCTAA
- a CDS encoding DUF6035 family protein, producing the protein MDEQHNTIVREQEYSDAATQRTIIDLIDVESGDFVDANMLDTMTEAELSELKELQSLAKKSGDYKYVCAVCGQPLRLDSRHYASRKYKSYFFSHYSNGDDCPLKTSSDAVDPVRSTIKLYSGFKESPRHKDMCQKLMNVLSMDERFSNVVSYPTINIYGEDVHWHKPDVAADFYGNQLVFETLMYNTFLSKIIDKNSFYRMANSFLLWVFPYFSIDNQTMCEKDVYYTHRRNIFVFDSENYYRRDDEKDSSKPQRPIFAEKGYLYAQEESLKRGRLMLNCYWQIPVVDGKEVKIEWHHKLVGIEELTFDAIRKDAFFHNSDYDFKEVADPQKRELIENWEHAKEDRWSKIFQGLKERKERYELAEGKKVARENEQNILIRILAGEIVPEPFKADDGKYGYKAEDTVVIKPQYGMASHYRDGVAIVGNRRNKRGLINLKNERLLDIIYDKVVWLNKEGPTIIACTSGRGNSWNLYNTHGDKICDYNFSGFKRVGDNYIFVSSDIDKGKYGIMSSEGVILIKPVYDKITSKDDEKFVLQYGGRTKTISLDEKSWKTTVVSELLPGKFVAENMLFQGVVDSNGNTILPFEYSKIEKASDSYILIEKKQGSSKCNGLLDYNLKEVMPLQYDTIILLQNDYIINKGTLYGPDFSIILEGYSSIVQCPDGKFILCQKKKQGWYKYVDQFGLADVNGEILFPCYASEAKKDKDGNVKFSVETLGNGKSIKSCFGIYLLFDKEDEILSNREYSSMKELPNGNFLVKYKGKCGIIDSNGKEIIECKYDSLDLTDKGDVKTSIVPIDSFCQKTFLIDKYALTDKKGVNLTNYIYDNIELITDGIYVANKGSDYSLLDKIGKTVFSSYGVNKFKYLGKDRILFGNYSNYGVINKDGVAIVPCQYSNVELLPNGNMKVTKNDYRGDVYGLYSSDGSVIVDCDYHVLETDESGNISPKFESLCDGFLLASQLDKVALAKDSQELLTDYVYDSLEVFDDNFFKVKLKWQEGLIDREGHIVLPMTNDNIIGCITKDRFVVGRLKKGIVASSGSVIVPIKYDNMELLPNNTWKVEIKNSPVNSLFGIYGDDGKVIYDCKYKELDTDSEGNVVPVFKGNDEKLFKVRYLDKYALCSDDKTLLTDYLYDDILETESSYFIVVLQNKQGVVDASGNEIMPLSALKIEKVVDGEHFIVQQNLHYSIVNAKGESLTSELYSNISALGNGTFVGRRYNYNSISSSIRYTYEIMDSEGAILFSANNQIEFDDNCQPVTTTELSYESVLVKQCAGKYAIIGLGESASLSDFVYDSVEPFADTMLKVRKGKMYGLFSMDGNSILPVEYNSEFEALSLGIVKFNKGYSNEKRYGLVNSSGKVLAQPEYTFIRENTPGHFKLFYMEDNQQKSKYLDIKEPVNFAIGHVYSGRVNGIQEYGIFVRVNGGGSGLLHVKQLKKQGKDISSFSKGDKISVKVINIRKDGKVEFDLAK; encoded by the coding sequence ATGGACGAACAGCATAATACTATTGTAAGGGAACAGGAGTATTCGGATGCAGCAACCCAGCGTACAATAATTGATTTGATTGATGTCGAGTCTGGTGACTTTGTAGATGCCAACATGCTCGACACAATGACCGAGGCAGAGTTGAGTGAACTAAAGGAACTGCAAAGTCTTGCTAAGAAAAGTGGTGATTATAAATATGTATGTGCTGTTTGTGGCCAGCCTCTTAGGCTTGACTCCCGTCATTATGCATCAAGGAAATACAAGTCTTATTTCTTTTCACATTATTCAAATGGTGATGATTGTCCCCTGAAAACAAGTTCAGATGCAGTGGACCCTGTACGCTCTACCATAAAATTGTATAGCGGGTTCAAAGAGAGTCCCCGGCATAAGGACATGTGCCAGAAACTAATGAATGTCTTATCGATGGATGAAAGATTCAGCAATGTGGTTTCATATCCGACGATTAATATCTATGGTGAGGACGTTCACTGGCACAAGCCAGATGTGGCTGCCGACTTCTATGGAAACCAGTTGGTCTTCGAGACCTTGATGTATAATACATTTTTAAGCAAAATCATAGACAAGAATTCATTCTATAGGATGGCAAATTCATTCTTGCTATGGGTGTTCCCATATTTCTCGATAGACAATCAGACGATGTGTGAGAAAGATGTGTATTACACACATAGAAGAAATATATTCGTGTTTGACAGCGAGAATTATTATCGAAGGGATGATGAAAAAGATAGTTCTAAACCGCAAAGGCCTATCTTTGCCGAGAAAGGATATCTGTATGCACAGGAGGAGTCTCTGAAACGCGGGCGGCTCATGCTGAACTGCTATTGGCAGATTCCTGTCGTAGATGGAAAAGAAGTGAAAATCGAGTGGCATCATAAACTAGTAGGGATTGAAGAACTGACTTTTGATGCGATAAGAAAGGATGCTTTCTTTCATAACAGTGACTATGACTTCAAGGAGGTCGCAGATCCTCAGAAACGTGAACTAATTGAAAACTGGGAGCATGCTAAAGAGGACCGCTGGAGCAAGATCTTCCAGGGATTAAAGGAAAGAAAAGAACGCTATGAACTCGCTGAGGGGAAGAAGGTAGCCCGTGAAAATGAGCAGAATATTTTGATACGGATTTTAGCTGGTGAGATTGTTCCTGAACCTTTTAAAGCCGATGATGGCAAATACGGATACAAAGCGGAAGACACTGTTGTCATAAAGCCCCAATATGGGATGGCATCCCACTATAGGGATGGTGTTGCTATAGTTGGTAACAGAAGGAATAAACGCGGCTTGATTAATCTGAAGAATGAGCGGCTTCTTGATATCATCTATGACAAGGTGGTATGGCTTAATAAAGAAGGCCCCACTATTATTGCCTGTACTTCGGGAAGAGGAAATTCATGGAACTTATACAATACACATGGTGATAAAATCTGTGATTACAATTTCTCGGGTTTTAAAAGGGTAGGTGATAACTACATTTTTGTTTCATCTGACATAGATAAAGGAAAGTATGGAATCATGTCCTCTGAAGGAGTAATTTTGATAAAGCCAGTGTATGACAAAATAACTTCAAAAGACGATGAGAAATTTGTTCTTCAGTATGGGGGAAGAACAAAGACTATTAGTCTGGACGAAAAGAGTTGGAAAACTACCGTTGTTTCTGAGTTGTTGCCAGGCAAGTTTGTGGCAGAAAACATGTTGTTCCAAGGTGTTGTGGATAGTAATGGTAACACTATCTTACCTTTCGAATATTCTAAAATTGAGAAAGCATCTGATAGTTATATACTTATAGAAAAGAAACAGGGTAGCTCGAAGTGTAATGGCCTTTTGGATTATAATCTTAAAGAGGTCATGCCATTACAATATGACACCATAATCCTTTTGCAGAATGATTATATAATTAACAAAGGCACTCTTTATGGCCCTGATTTTTCAATCATACTTGAAGGCTATTCCTCCATAGTGCAATGCCCTGATGGGAAGTTTATTCTTTGTCAGAAGAAGAAACAAGGATGGTACAAATACGTTGATCAGTTCGGTCTGGCTGACGTAAACGGTGAAATCCTTTTTCCATGCTATGCGTCAGAAGCCAAAAAGGATAAAGATGGTAATGTGAAATTCTCTGTTGAAACATTGGGTAATGGGAAGAGTATAAAATCTTGTTTTGGCATCTATTTGCTATTTGACAAAGAGGATGAAATCCTTTCCAACCGAGAATATAGCAGCATGAAAGAACTGCCCAATGGGAATTTTCTTGTAAAGTACAAAGGGAAATGCGGTATTATTGACTCCAATGGAAAAGAAATCATAGAATGCAAATATGATTCTCTGGATCTGACGGACAAAGGTGACGTCAAAACATCGATAGTACCAATTGACAGTTTCTGCCAGAAAACATTTCTGATAGACAAGTATGCTTTGACTGACAAAAAAGGCGTAAACTTAACAAACTATATATATGACAATATAGAACTCATAACAGACGGTATATATGTCGCAAATAAGGGCTCGGACTATTCTTTGCTGGACAAAATAGGGAAAACAGTTTTTTCCTCATACGGAGTTAATAAGTTCAAGTATCTGGGTAAAGATAGAATTCTTTTTGGGAATTATTCTAATTATGGCGTTATAAATAAGGATGGTGTTGCCATTGTTCCCTGTCAATATTCAAATGTTGAGTTACTGCCCAATGGCAATATGAAAGTTACAAAAAACGATTATAGAGGAGATGTCTATGGATTGTACAGTTCAGACGGATCCGTTATCGTAGATTGTGATTATCATGTCTTAGAAACAGATGAAAGTGGCAATATAAGCCCTAAGTTCGAATCATTATGTGATGGCTTCTTATTAGCAAGTCAGTTGGATAAAGTCGCTTTAGCTAAGGACTCACAGGAACTGTTGACTGATTATGTGTATGATTCATTGGAAGTATTCGATGATAACTTCTTTAAGGTTAAGCTAAAATGGCAAGAAGGCTTGATAGACAGGGAAGGTCATATAGTTTTGCCGATGACAAATGATAATATTATTGGTTGCATCACAAAGGATCGCTTTGTTGTCGGTAGGTTAAAAAAAGGTATTGTTGCTTCTTCCGGATCGGTTATCGTCCCAATAAAGTATGATAATATGGAATTACTTCCAAATAATACATGGAAAGTAGAAATAAAGAACTCTCCTGTCAATAGCTTATTTGGTATATATGGTGATGATGGAAAGGTTATTTATGATTGTAAGTATAAAGAATTAGATACTGATTCGGAAGGGAATGTAGTTCCGGTATTCAAGGGAAATGATGAAAAACTGTTCAAAGTGAGGTATTTGGACAAGTATGCACTGTGTTCGGATGATAAGACTCTCTTGACAGATTATCTGTATGATGATATCCTGGAAACAGAATCTTCGTATTTCATTGTTGTTTTACAAAACAAACAGGGAGTCGTTGACGCTTCAGGAAATGAGATCATGCCTTTGTCTGCATTAAAAATAGAAAAAGTTGTGGATGGGGAACACTTTATCGTCCAACAGAATTTACATTATTCCATAGTAAACGCTAAGGGTGAATCACTGACCTCCGAACTGTACTCAAATATTTCTGCCTTGGGCAATGGCACATTCGTCGGGCGAAGATACAATTATAATTCAATATCTAGCTCTATCAGGTATACGTATGAAATCATGGATAGTGAAGGCGCTATTCTGTTCTCGGCAAATAATCAAATAGAATTTGATGACAATTGCCAACCGGTTACTACTACAGAATTATCCTATGAAAGTGTTCTCGTAAAGCAATGTGCCGGCAAATATGCAATAATAGGCCTTGGCGAGTCAGCTTCTCTGTCAGATTTTGTTTATGACTCTGTAGAACCTTTTGCTGATACGATGCTGAAAGTAAGGAAGGGTAAGATGTATGGCCTGTTCAGTATGGATGGTAATTCAATACTCCCTGTTGAGTATAACTCAGAATTTGAAGCACTATCTTTGGGAATAGTGAAATTCAATAAGGGCTACTCTAATGAAAAACGTTATGGATTGGTTAATTCTTCCGGAAAGGTTCTAGCTCAGCCAGAGTATACTTTTATTCGTGAGAATACTCCAGGGCACTTCAAGCTGTTCTATATGGAAGACAATCAGCAGAAATCAAAATACCTGGACATAAAAGAACCGGTCAACTTTGCTATTGGCCATGTCTATTCAGGCAGAGTAAACGGAATTCAGGAATATGGCATCTTTGTAAGGGTAAATGGCGGTGGCTCGGGTTTACTGCATGTTAAGCAACTTAAGAAACAAGGCAAAGATATAAGCTCATTCTCCAAAGGAGATAAGATTTCTGTGAAAGTTATCAACATACGAAAAGATGGAAAAGTGGAGTTTGATCTGGCAAAGTGA
- a CDS encoding HAD domain-containing protein — MKIIFLDFDGVMDTAYYDHVLSKLRLPGNDTFGTVFDPNCVQNLKEIIDKTGADIVVSSSWKHFMTYKDFLDMWEFRGLPGFVTDVTPTPDIRRNRGDEIDAWLDECNVECQYVIIDDLDATNFNDHQLPRLLVVNPFNGLDESTAERAIQILNQ, encoded by the coding sequence ATGAAGATTATCTTTCTTGATTTCGACGGTGTCATGGACACGGCATATTATGACCATGTCCTAAGCAAGTTACGGTTACCAGGGAACGATACCTTCGGAACGGTATTTGATCCGAATTGCGTTCAGAATCTAAAAGAGATAATCGACAAGACTGGAGCAGACATTGTTGTTTCATCTTCATGGAAACACTTCATGACATATAAGGACTTTCTCGACATGTGGGAATTCAGAGGATTGCCGGGCTTTGTTACGGATGTCACTCCGACACCGGACATACGAAGAAACCGAGGTGATGAAATAGATGCATGGCTGGATGAGTGTAATGTTGAATGCCAATATGTTATTATTGATGACCTTGACGCCACCAACTTCAATGATCATCAATTACCCAGACTGCTTGTAGTGAATCCTTTCAACGGACTTGACGAGAGCACTGCAGAAAGAGCCATTCAGATACTGAATCAGTAA